One Lepus europaeus isolate LE1 chromosome 4, mLepTim1.pri, whole genome shotgun sequence genomic window, GCCAGGGGCGCTCCCGCTGAGTCAGTGGTCTGGCGacgctgcccctccctccttcagTGCAGGCAGCCCGGTGCCGGCTGGGCAGTGGCCACGGCCAGCCCCCggcccagggaggggagcaggtgcagtcaCTGGGGGTGGATGTGCGGTGTGTGCGGGCCTGGTCAGCGGCCCACATGGGGACACTCGACCACGGTGACCCCGCACGGCCTCACAGCTGTGTGGTTCTGTGGGACAAGAGTGTCTCCCCCAGTCCCGAGTGGTCAGACACTGCCCTGCCAGATACAGCGAGGCCCAGGGACAGTCGGACACCCTGGGACACCCCCCCACACCTCATGCTTCTGCCACAGCTGGGACCCTGCCTCACCCTCGTCCCAAGGGCAccaccaggcaaagccaggacagCTTTTCCTGGGGTATCTGGGCCAGGTAGCCTCCGGGGCTGGCGGACTCCGGGGTACACAGGAGCACACCCCAGCACCCATCGCCACGCCGTGCCCAGCGGTCGGGGAAGCCGGGCAGGACAGCTGGCAGGATGGTGCCCAGTCCTGAGCCTGCCGTCCCCAGGCAAGTGCGTGCCTGCAGCTCTAGTGCCGTCCGGCCAGCCAGCGCCCGCCCCGGCCACATGGCCTGGGTCCCCAGAGCCCCGTCCCCAGCCAGGACCAGTAGTCTAGCACCTGTCTGGGCCCCGCACCTGAGGGGATGGGGGTGCAGTCCCTGGGCCAGCAGTCTGTCCAGGCAGTCAGATGAAGACCAGCCCGGAAGTCCACCACAGGGCCCCACCCAGGACTGCCCAGCGCCCTCTGGGGAGCAGGCTGGGCGGGGGGCATGGCAGTGCAGGGCTCAGGACGGACACCGAGGCCATGGCCAAGGCTCCGGCTTCCTCCTGAGTGGAGCAGGGTGGTGACGGGTTGAGAAAGTGCCTGCTGCCACAGGGCCTGGCCACGCCTGgtggggacagggctgtgggcagggcagcTCAATCACGGACGTGGGGAGGGCCAGTGCCAAAGGAGAGAGCAGCGACAGTGCTTACTGGTGGGCGGGGACAGCGGCTAGCGGTCAGGGCGCGGAGGGCTGGGAGGCCAGCGCGAAGCCCTGAGGATGAGGAAGAAGTGtggccaggggctgtgggaggggaTTAAGGTTGTCATTCCGGGCTGAAGGCTGTCCCAGCCCTGTGTCACGTCAGTCCCGGGCAGCGCTGCCCAGCGCAGGTGGCAGCCAGGGGCGCGGTGGCCTGCCCAGGGTccagggcggggggtggggcagagacgCAGTGGCCTGCTGAGGGCGCCCACGGCAGCCCGGGCAGCACGGGTGAACGTGCTTTTAGGAGGAAAACGAATATGGTGACGGCAACTCTGGCCTGGCttctaattttgtctttgaaCCACAGTCACGAAATAGTTAAGTCCATACAGAGCGAggggccccagctcctggcctgggagcagaggagaggggctggagtACCTGTGCCCAGcaccccaggcctgggctggcagcccctcccccaacctaTGCCacgtgggaggggtgggggtgggccctGCGCCCCTGCCCTTACTAACGTGTGTCCCCGCccttccaggcccctggccccaacATGGCCCGTCGCTCGCAGAGCTCCTCGCAGGGGGACAACCCGCTGGCGCCCGGGTACCTGCCCCCCCATTACAAGGAGTACTACCGCCTGGCAGTGGACGCGCTGGCCGAGGGCGGGCCAGAGGCCTACAGCCGCTTCCTGGCGTCCGAGGGGGCCCCGGACTTCCTGTGCCCCGAGGAGCTGGAGCACGTGAGCCGTCACCTGCGGCCCCCCCAGCATGCTGCCCGGGAGCCCCCCGAGGGCACCCCTCCCGACGTGGACATGGACGGCTCCTCAGGCACCTACTGGCCTGTGAACTCGGACCAGGCTGTGCCCGAGCTCGACCTGGGCTGGCCCCTAACCTTCGGCTTCCAGGGCACCGAGGTGACCACGCTggtgcagccgccgccgccggacAGCCCCAGCATCAAGGACGAGGCCCGCAGGATGATCCGCTCCGCCCAGCAGGTGCCGGGGGGACGCCGGGCCGCGGGGGAGGGCGGCCGTGGAGGGAGCCTGAAGCGGGAGGCGGTGGGCAGTGAGGGCAAAGTGCACGTGTGACCACACGGAGGCGGGCTGAGGCCAGACCGGCTGCCCCTGCCGCGCCCCCGAAAGGGTTGGTCACTGCCAGCCGCACAGGGCTCAGGCTGGTTCTGGGACGGCCGCCCCGCTCCCATCTGGGTTTTAGGCCTTGGGGCTGGCAGGACTGCAGGTCCAGGGGCGCGGGGCCTCTCTCCTGGGTGACGCCGCCCCCAGAGTAGGAACAGCACTCGGCCCTGCCGcacccctgcaggtggtggccgtGGTGATGGACATGTTCACAGACGTGGACCTGCTGGCTGAGGTGCTAGAGGCCGCGGCGCGCCGCGTGCCCGTCTACATCCTGCTGGACGAGATGAACGCACACCACTTCCTGGACATGGCGGACAAGTGCCGGGTCAACCTGCACCACGTGGATGTGAGTGACACGGCGGGGGGGCGCCCCGCGAGGATGCgagtggcggggtgggggggccgcCCCGCCTGGAAAAGCCCCTGCAACCCCCTGGCTCCCCTTCCCCGCCGCAGTTCCTGCGCGTGCGCACAGTGGCAGGCCCCACCTACTACTGCCGCACCGGGAAGTCCTTCAAAGGCCACGTGAAGGAGAAGTTCCTGCTGGTAGACTGCGCCGTGGTGATGAGCGGCAGCTACAGGTGCGCACGCGCGGCCCCCCTGCCGCAGCCCCTCCCcacgccccggccccggccccggccccggcctggCTTCCTCTGACCACGTCCCTGGCCCTCTCGCAGCTTCATGTGGTCCTTCGAGAAGATCCACCGCAGCCTGGCGCACGTGTTCCAGGGCGAGCTGGTCTCCAGCTTCGACGAGGAGTTCCGCATCCTCTTCGCGCAGTCGGAGCCGCTGGTGCCCTCGGCCGGGGCCCTGGCCCGCATGGACGCCTACGCCCTGGCCCCCTATGCTGGGGCCGGGCCGCTCATGGGGGTCCCTGGAGTCGGGGCACCGACCCCCTTCTCCTTCCCCAAACGCGCGCACCTCCTGTTCCCGCCGCCCCGGGAGGAGGGCCTGGGCTTCCCCTCCTTCCTGGACCCCGACCGGCATTTCCTGTCGCCCTTCCGCCGCGAGGAGCCGCCGCGGATGCCCGGGGGCGCGCTGGAGCCGCACTCGGGCCTGCGGCCGGGCGCCGAGCTGGGGGGCACGCGGGGCTTCTTCCAGGCGCGGCACCTGGAGGTGGACGCCTTCAAGCGGCACAGCTTCGCGGCGGCTGACGGCGCGGGCGCCGTGGAGAACTTCGCGGCGGCGCGGCAGGTGTCGCGGCACACGTTCCTCCACGGTGACGACTTCCGCTTCCAGACCAGCCACTTCCACCGCGACCAGCTCTACCAGCAGCACTACCAGTGGGACCCGCAGTGCGCGCCCACGCGCCCGCAGGGCCTGTTCGAGAAGCTGCGCGCTGGCCGCCCGGGCTTCCCCGACCACGAGGACCTGGCCCTGGGCGCGGGGCCGCGCTTCCCGGAGCTCGGCCCCGACGGGCACCAGCGGCTGGAGTACGTGCCGTCCAGCGCCTCGCGAGAAGTGCGCCACGGCTCCGACCCCGCCTTCGGGCCAGGGCCCCGCGGCCTGGAACCCGGCGGGGCCCCGCGCCCCAACCTGAGCCAGCGCTTCCCGTGCCAGTCCGCTGCGAAGCAGGGCCTGGACACCAGcacggagccggagccggagcgcAGGGGCGGGCCCGAGGGGCGCGCCGGGTTGCGGCATTGGCGCCTGGCGTCATACCTGAGCGGCTGCCACAGTGACAGCGCCGGCGACGAGGGCCTGCCCACGCCCATGGACGCCGAGGACTACGACGATGACGTGCTGGCGCCCGGCGGCCGAGACCCGCTCCCGGTGGCCTTCCGCGCCCCGGCGGCCGTGGCATCCAGGGGCCCAGCGCCAGGttctggcggcggcggcggcgacagtTCCCAGCGCGAGGGCGCCGAGGAGGCGGCCCTGGCCATGCAGGACTCCTTCCGCTCCCGCCTCAACCCGCTCATCCAGCGCAGCTCGAGGCTGCGGTCCTCGCTGATCTTTGCGTCGCAGGCCGAGGGCGCAGGGGGCACAGCCGCGGCCACCACGGAGAAAGTGCAGGTGGTGCACAAGGAGCAGACGGTCAGCGAGACCCTGGGGCCCGGCGGCGAGGCCGTGCGCTCCGCCGCCTCCGCCAAGGTCGCCGAGCTGCTGGAGAAGTACAAGGGCCCAGCGCGCGACGCTGGCGGCGGCGTCACCGTGGCCAGCCACAGCAAGGCTGTGGTGTCCCAGGCGTGGCGGGAAGAGGTGGCCGGGGGCGAGCGCCGCAGCCTTGAGAGCTGTCTGCTTGACCTGCGCGACTCGTTCGCTCAGCAGCTGCACCAGGAGGCCGAGCGGCAGCCGGGCTCCGCGGCGGTCACGGCCACTCAGCTGCTGGACACGCTGGGCCGCGGCGGCGCGGACCGCCTGCCCTCCCGCTTCCTCTCTGCCCACGGCCGCTCCACCTCCCCGCAGGGGCGTGGCAGCCCCCCACCAGAGGGGCCAGGTGCACACCAGGCCCCCCATCCTGAGCCAAAAGGGAGCCCCACCGCTGCCTACCCAGAGCGGAAGGGCAGCCCCACCGCCGCCTACCCAGAGCGGAAGGGCAGCCCCACGGCCGCCTACCCAGAGCGGAAGGGCAGCCCCACCGCCGCCTACCCGGAGCAGAAGGGCAGCCCCACGGCCGTGGTTCCCGAGCGCAGGGGCAGCCCCGTACCCCTGGTGCCCGAGCGCAGGGGCAGCCCCGTGCCCCCGGTGCCCGAGCGCAGGGGCAGCCCCGTGCCCCCGGTGCCCGAGCGCAGGGGCAGCCCCGTGCCCCCGGTGCCCGAGCGCAGGGGCAGCCTCACCCTCGGCTTCTCTGGGGACGCTCCAAAGGCGGGGCCCCTGGAGGAGGCTGCGGGCGGCCCCATGGAAGTCCTGCGCAAGGGCTCCCTGCGCCTCAGGCAGCTGCTGAGCCCCAAGGGCGAGCGGCGGGCAGAGGACGAGGGCGGCTTCCcggcgccggcgccgcaggagaaCGGGCAGCCCGAGAGCCCCCGGCGGCCGTCCCTGGGCCGGGGTGACAGCACAGAGGCTGCTGCGGGCGACGAGaagggcccgcgggcgcgcctggcCTCGGCCACGGCCAACGCCTTGTACAGCAGCAACCTACGGGACGACACCAAGGCCATCCTGGAGCAGATCAGCGCCCACGGCCAGAAGCACCGTGGCGGCCCGGCCCCGGGCCCAGGCGCAGCCCACAGCAGCCCCGAGCTCGGCCGCCGCCCGACCGCCGGCGGCCTGGCCCCCGACATGTCCGACAAGGACAAGTGCTCGGCCATCTTCCGCTCGGACAGCCTGGGCGCGCAGGGCCGGCTGAGCCGCACGCTGCCCGCCAGCGCGGAGGAGCGCGACCGGCTCCTGCGGCGCATGGAGAGCATGCGCAAGGAGAAGCGCGTGTACAGCCGCTTCGAGGTGTTCTGCAAGAAGGAGGAGGCGGGCGGCCTGGGGCCCGCGGAGAGCCCGGCGGAGGAGGATGCCAGGGACAGCAAGGTGGGCAAGTTCATGCCCAAGATCCTGGGCACGTTTAAAGGCAAGAAGTGAgcttgcggcgccggccggggtgCAGGGAGCGCCCTGTCCTCGAGCCGGTGCCCGCCTGGCGCTCAGTGGGTGGCCTCTCCGCCTGGGGGCTTGGACCCCGCACTGCCTGGTGCCTTTCTCCCTGCAGCTTCTCTCCTGGGGCTGCCTCCAGCTCCCCTGGGGGCTCGTCCCTCCCGGGCCTCCGTCCTCAGGGACCTCTCCGTACCTCAGTCCCCCTCTCCGCGGGCTTGTGTTCTCAGGGCTCCCCTCTCACTGCCCCGGCTCTGTGCCCCCTCGCTGCCACTGCCCTCCTCGGCCCATCCTCAGGCCTCTTCTGTCGATTCCATTGGCTCCCCTGTCCCCTCGCTGCCCCCAGCGTCTTTCTGGGTGGCCCAGCCTCTTGCTGCGACCAAGGCTGCCCCtcttgtgctgggtgctgggtggggTGGGCCACTGGGAAAAGAGGTGCTGGAGACCCCCAAGGGGCTGCCCACGGTGCCAGCAAAAGGAGCAGGTGCACTGGGCGTTGCGGCGCAATAAAACGTGATCTGGACAGACAACGGCGGCCCCAGCCTCGTGAAGTGTCccaggggagaggcagggtgTGGGAGGCTCGTCCGCGGTGTGCAgcagccccgcccacaccccGTCTCCCTGTCCGTTGTCAGCAGCACGCGGACCCTGGCAAGGTTCTGCTCCGCCCCTCCTGTGCCTTTTTCCTAAGCTCACGGTAACTTGACTTGATTTGGAATGACACATCTTGGCGCCAAATGCCTAGGCAGCGCCCCACGGTTACACAGTGCTAGCGTTGCAAGATCGCTTTCTGTATTGTActtcttttcaactttttaaagtataagAAATTCCCAGGGGAAAAGTATGTGCACAAGCCCGGGCAGGTGTGCAGCTGAGTGGTTAACGTGAGCCGCAGGGGAGCCTGGGTTCAGCACCTGGCTCGGGTTCCTGACCAGGAAGGCAGCGGTGAGGGTCTGAGTgagtggttcctgccacccctgtgggagacccagcccggTCTCCACCATCGCCAGCCTCTCCAACAAatgcaaagtttttttaaaagaaaaaggccaCCTAGCTTTGCACAGTGGCAGCATCGTAGCCAATGAGGTTTATCCGAGGCGTGATTATtgctaattaaaagaaaaaggccaCGAAATTAAGGCAGAATCCGGGCTCCAGCAGGGCGGGTGGTGGGCTtggtatatgtgctgccgaaacaagcagcaggtggtgggctTGGGCAGTGGCTCCCTCTCACTGTGACACCAAAGCCCCCACCCAGGCACGGATGACAGCCACAGCTTTTGGCTGTGTGGAACAGGTCCTCCGGGAAGGTTCCTGGGCGACATGCCCGTGTGTCCTGTGCCAGCGTCCAGAGCAGACTGGGCATGGGCCCAAGGCGTGGAGAACCTCCTTTTGCCCAGCACCCTCCACACCTTGCTGAGCCCAGTCTGGCACCCACGAGTTCCCAGATGGTTCCCTGCCCGAGGCTGTAGGCAACCTGCAACCTTGTGGCCTTCCCAGGATCCTGTGGGAGCACCAGCCGCCCCTCCAACAGCTCCACTCGGCCTTCCAGCCCGGACAAAGCctccgctgccccagccctccgggGGGCACACACTTGCTGTCATCTGGTCCCAGAGCAAGAagacccctgcccagcccaccccATTGCCGGCCGTTCCCTGGCCTAtcacagccacagctgtgctgttgggccatcagctggggctgtgcctcaGGCAGcaaactgccccctcccccccttgctgctccatccctggcccctggctctgcccGCCTACTCCCTCCTAGCCTCACTCTGCCGTCCGAATCTCCAGCGGCCTCCGTGTGGCCAGCTCCCCTCGCTCCCCTCATTTCCTGACAGTGCCTGGAGGCCTTTAGGACAGAGcggagctctgggctcccggccgcctggcctggccaccacGTGGGCTGCAGCTCCTCTGGCCAGGGTGAGGTGAGGTTCAGGGACCCCCATAGGCACTGGGCCCCCACGCCCCAGCCAGAGCTCTGGCCAGGCCTCCTGCCtggcagtggccagagttggTGGCCTGGAGCCCCGTGAGGCCCGTCCAGGCAGTGCCGGGCACAGGCTGTGGGAAAGGCAGGGACAGCTGGAGATCGGAGGATGGGCTGGACGGGGTGGTCCCCTGGCGCCTTGCCTTTTCCTCCGGCTCAGGTGTCCCATAGGTCCCTGCCCTGGGGACAGCCTGGAACCCCAGTAGCTCCAGGTGGGGATGTGAAGGTGGCAGGGGCACCTTCGGACATCAGCCAGCCTTGGCGCCTTCACCCTGAGGGAAGCCCCGCGCTGGGTGCTGGGCAGACAGGGGCCACCGCTtcagcgggagaggggaggcccCCAGGAGGGGCGCTGGGCGCTGGGCAGACAGGGGCCACAGCTTCagcgggagaggagaggcccCCAGGAGGGGCGCTGGACGCTGGGTGCTGGGCAGACAGGGGCCACAGCttcagcaggagaggggaggcccCCAGGAGGGGCGCTGGGCGCTAGGCAGACAGGGGCCACAGCTtcagcgggagaggggaggcccCCAGGAGGGGCGCTGGGCACTGAacgctgggtgctgggtgctgggcagaCAGGGGCCACAGCTtcagcgggagaggggaggcgcTGGGGTccggggaaggcagaggatggtaGTCTGGGGACATGACTTTATTGGAGGGTGGCCGGGACTGGGTTGGGAAGAAGCGTGGAGCAGGCCCGGGAGTTCCCGCGCAGCGGCTCAGGTGCAGGGCGGGGAAGCAGGGGCAGGCGGGCCAGTGCCGAGCGGCAGACTGTGCCATAGGCCTGGGAGTAGCCCCCGAGCGCAGCCCTGGCGGCGCCCTGGGCACCCTGTAGCGCGGAGGTGCCCAGCATCCTGCGGCCCGGCCGAGGCCCCGGGGCATCCCTGGGAGGGGCCTGCGCTCGGGGCAGTGGTTGGGAGCGCAGCGGGGAGAGCAGAGGTGGAGCAGGAGGGCCTGGGCCCCGGCTCGCGCGGCGCGCACCAGCGGCCCGCAGCCCGCTGACCCGCGTCTGGTCGCTGCGGATCAGGGCCCGGTTGGCCGCCTGGGCCACAGCCTGCGCGGACAGGGAGGGCGCCGGCCTCccctgggaaggagcagccacAGCGTCACCCAGGGCGCAATGGGAGGCGCCGCGCGCGCCCGCCGCACGACTTACCACCCCCGCTGGTGCCAAGGGGGCCTCCGCCGCCGGCCCAGGGGGCCGAGCCCGCCTCCCCGGGGGTGGAAGCTGGAGCAGGGGTGCGGGGCGCTGCCGGGAGACGCTCGTGGCGGCGTGGGGGGCCTCTGCGGGGCAGACAGAGCCGCTGTCAGGGCAGGGGCCGCGCAAGCCACTGGGGGCGTGGCGGGGACGGCAGCACGCACCGCGCTCGGGCGCGCGACCGCCGCTGCTCCGAcgcctgagtcccggctgctgcgggGCTGCTCCGGGTTCAGGGGCTGCGCCCCACAGGCCGCCGCTGCCCCTGCGCTCCAGCATCATCTGCAGGGAGGGGGGTGTCAGGGGCGCACGGTGTGCATGGGGGTCGCTGCGGGGGGCGGGAGCCTGGAGTGGATGGGACGATGGGGGTCGTGGGCGGAGCACCTGATAGAGCCGGTTGCGATACTCggtcgcagagagctggaccccTGCAGGCACCGGGAGCTGAAAGGCCGCGTCCCGTGTCCACTCCTGGCCGGGGCAGTGGAACCTGCGTGGAGTGGGAGAGGCACGCCCGGGGGTCGGGGCGGGGGAACCATGGCCGCGGTCACGCCTCCTGCCCCCCCTACCCGGCTCACCCGGCCGCACCTCTGCACGTAGGGGTGCTGCAGGGCCTGCGCGGCGCTCAGGCGCTTATCTGGGGCGAACACCAGCAGTCGCCGGAGGAGATCGAGGGCCTGCGGCGGGGTGTCCGGTGGCAGCAGGGTGTCCAGCAGCTGCCGAGGCCTGTGGGTGGCCCCATGTGTCCTGTCCATGGCCCAACCCGCGggccctccccagatgcccacccctgGCGACTGGGGAGGCCCCCAAACCTTGGCCACCCCCACTTTCCAGTCTGGGAGGACCCCTAAGCccaagctgtgggcagcctgggAGTGTGGAGACCCCTGCCCACCTTCCCATCCCtcagctgggcaggggcaggggtctccTCCCTGGCTAGCAGAGTTGCTGGGTTCGGGGCCCCCTCAGGACAGCAGGGCAGGACAAGGCAACCCAAGCGGGCCCCTCACCGGGACCCCAGATGGTGCAGGACCAAGGAGCTGTAGTTTGAGCCGAGAGCCAGGAGATCTGGAGGTGGGCGGCACAAAGCGGTGCGATCtgaggccctggctgggggcggggggtggctgAGGGGGTCTGGGGCCCTGGAGTGCAGCAGTGGCTGCCCTGTCTGGTGGGGCTCAGACCCCCAGGTGAGCCTGTGCCCGCCCGTGCGTGTACCCACCCCAGCACCCTCATAGCCCAACTCCCGGGAGCCTCACACCTGGGGCGCTCATGCTCCCACTCCACACATTGCCTCTTTGCTGTGTGGACCCCAGGAAGCAAGCGCGGGGCAAGATCAGGGCCCCCACCCCTTGCCACGCCCCCAGAGACCTGTAGagctgcctagcccagccctacctTCCTCCTCAGCACAGCGGCTGCCCCACCCCCGACACCCCCACAACCCTCAGTGGGGCCCTGAtggccctggggcaggccctCCCCAGCTGTCCCCAGCGGCTCCTCCCTGGGCCCTCCATCCTCAGGCTGGCCCTGTCCTCTGTCCTCCCGGGCCTCGGACAGTCCTGGCGAGCGGCCCACGCTCACCCTCCTCGGAGGGCAGGGGGACGGCCTCCAGGATCAGCTGCAGCTGGTGCAGTGTGGACGTGCCTGGGAACAGGGGCCGCCCTCGCAGCATCTCCCCCAGGATGCAGCCCAGGCTCCACATGTCCACCCCCGGGGTGTACCTGGGGCGGGAAAGGGAGA contains:
- the FAM83H gene encoding protein FAM83H isoform X1; the protein is MVPSPEPAVPRQAPGPNMARRSQSSSQGDNPLAPGYLPPHYKEYYRLAVDALAEGGPEAYSRFLASEGAPDFLCPEELEHVSRHLRPPQHAAREPPEGTPPDVDMDGSSGTYWPVNSDQAVPELDLGWPLTFGFQGTEVTTLVQPPPPDSPSIKDEARRMIRSAQQVVAVVMDMFTDVDLLAEVLEAAARRVPVYILLDEMNAHHFLDMADKCRVNLHHVDFLRVRTVAGPTYYCRTGKSFKGHVKEKFLLVDCAVVMSGSYSFMWSFEKIHRSLAHVFQGELVSSFDEEFRILFAQSEPLVPSAGALARMDAYALAPYAGAGPLMGVPGVGAPTPFSFPKRAHLLFPPPREEGLGFPSFLDPDRHFLSPFRREEPPRMPGGALEPHSGLRPGAELGGTRGFFQARHLEVDAFKRHSFAAADGAGAVENFAAARQVSRHTFLHGDDFRFQTSHFHRDQLYQQHYQWDPQCAPTRPQGLFEKLRAGRPGFPDHEDLALGAGPRFPELGPDGHQRLEYVPSSASREVRHGSDPAFGPGPRGLEPGGAPRPNLSQRFPCQSAAKQGLDTSTEPEPERRGGPEGRAGLRHWRLASYLSGCHSDSAGDEGLPTPMDAEDYDDDVLAPGGRDPLPVAFRAPAAVASRGPAPGSGGGGGDSSQREGAEEAALAMQDSFRSRLNPLIQRSSRLRSSLIFASQAEGAGGTAAATTEKVQVVHKEQTVSETLGPGGEAVRSAASAKVAELLEKYKGPARDAGGGVTVASHSKAVVSQAWREEVAGGERRSLESCLLDLRDSFAQQLHQEAERQPGSAAVTATQLLDTLGRGGADRLPSRFLSAHGRSTSPQGRGSPPPEGPGAHQAPHPEPKGSPTAAYPERKGSPTAAYPERKGSPTAAYPERKGSPTAAYPEQKGSPTAVVPERRGSPVPLVPERRGSPVPPVPERRGSPVPPVPERRGSPVPPVPERRGSLTLGFSGDAPKAGPLEEAAGGPMEVLRKGSLRLRQLLSPKGERRAEDEGGFPAPAPQENGQPESPRRPSLGRGDSTEAAAGDEKGPRARLASATANALYSSNLRDDTKAILEQISAHGQKHRGGPAPGPGAAHSSPELGRRPTAGGLAPDMSDKDKCSAIFRSDSLGAQGRLSRTLPASAEERDRLLRRMESMRKEKRVYSRFEVFCKKEEAGGLGPAESPAEEDARDSKVGKFMPKILGTFKGKK
- the MAPK15 gene encoding mitogen-activated protein kinase 15: MCAAEVDAHVARRFRLQRRLGKGAYGIVWKAVDRSTGEVVAIKKIFDAFRDQTDAQRTFREIVLLQEFGGHPNIIRLLDVIRAENDRDIYLVFESMDTDLHAVIEKGTLLKDVHKRYIFYQLLRATQFLHSGHVVHRDQKPSNVLLDANCLVKLCDFGLARSLSSVPEGPEAQPLTEYVATRWYRAPEVLLSSHWYTPGVDMWSLGCILGEMLRGRPLFPGTSTLHQLQLILEAVPLPSEEDLLALGSNYSSLVLHHLGSRPRQLLDTLLPPDTPPQALDLLRRLLVFAPDKRLSAAQALQHPYVQRFHCPGQEWTRDAAFQLPVPAGVQLSATEYRNRLYQMMLERRGSGGLWGAAPEPGAAPQQPGLRRRSSGGRAPEREAPHAATSVSRQRPAPLLQLPPPGRRARPPGPAAEAPLAPAGVVSRAGRPAPSLSAQAVAQAANRALIRSDQTRVSGLRAAGARRATQAPPRDAPGPRPGRRMLGTSALQGAQGAARAALGGYSQAYGTVCRSALARLPLLPRPAPEPLRGNSRACSTLLPNPVPATLQ
- the FAM83H gene encoding protein FAM83H isoform X2 → MARRSQSSSQGDNPLAPGYLPPHYKEYYRLAVDALAEGGPEAYSRFLASEGAPDFLCPEELEHVSRHLRPPQHAAREPPEGTPPDVDMDGSSGTYWPVNSDQAVPELDLGWPLTFGFQGTEVTTLVQPPPPDSPSIKDEARRMIRSAQQVVAVVMDMFTDVDLLAEVLEAAARRVPVYILLDEMNAHHFLDMADKCRVNLHHVDFLRVRTVAGPTYYCRTGKSFKGHVKEKFLLVDCAVVMSGSYSFMWSFEKIHRSLAHVFQGELVSSFDEEFRILFAQSEPLVPSAGALARMDAYALAPYAGAGPLMGVPGVGAPTPFSFPKRAHLLFPPPREEGLGFPSFLDPDRHFLSPFRREEPPRMPGGALEPHSGLRPGAELGGTRGFFQARHLEVDAFKRHSFAAADGAGAVENFAAARQVSRHTFLHGDDFRFQTSHFHRDQLYQQHYQWDPQCAPTRPQGLFEKLRAGRPGFPDHEDLALGAGPRFPELGPDGHQRLEYVPSSASREVRHGSDPAFGPGPRGLEPGGAPRPNLSQRFPCQSAAKQGLDTSTEPEPERRGGPEGRAGLRHWRLASYLSGCHSDSAGDEGLPTPMDAEDYDDDVLAPGGRDPLPVAFRAPAAVASRGPAPGSGGGGGDSSQREGAEEAALAMQDSFRSRLNPLIQRSSRLRSSLIFASQAEGAGGTAAATTEKVQVVHKEQTVSETLGPGGEAVRSAASAKVAELLEKYKGPARDAGGGVTVASHSKAVVSQAWREEVAGGERRSLESCLLDLRDSFAQQLHQEAERQPGSAAVTATQLLDTLGRGGADRLPSRFLSAHGRSTSPQGRGSPPPEGPGAHQAPHPEPKGSPTAAYPERKGSPTAAYPERKGSPTAAYPERKGSPTAAYPEQKGSPTAVVPERRGSPVPLVPERRGSPVPPVPERRGSPVPPVPERRGSPVPPVPERRGSLTLGFSGDAPKAGPLEEAAGGPMEVLRKGSLRLRQLLSPKGERRAEDEGGFPAPAPQENGQPESPRRPSLGRGDSTEAAAGDEKGPRARLASATANALYSSNLRDDTKAILEQISAHGQKHRGGPAPGPGAAHSSPELGRRPTAGGLAPDMSDKDKCSAIFRSDSLGAQGRLSRTLPASAEERDRLLRRMESMRKEKRVYSRFEVFCKKEEAGGLGPAESPAEEDARDSKVGKFMPKILGTFKGKK